Genomic window (Euleptes europaea isolate rEulEur1 chromosome 8, rEulEur1.hap1, whole genome shotgun sequence):
TTGCAGCTCTGCAAATGCTCGATTGCTGGTAAAGACACGTGACACAACAGCAGATATTAATATCcattaaaaagtatttttccactaaattttaaagaaagaaagcagcGCTATCCCCAAAACTAAATAagccatttttattttaatgctaATAGGGGGAGTTAACAGAGTATGCCAAAATCCAGTCTGACTATATTTGTGAATTATCCTGATTGTCTGTCAGCCGGGTCTGTAATTTTATAACTAGATAGGAGATAAATAGATTTTCCAGACAATACAATAAACTAATCGTCTGTAATTTTCAGGAAGAGAGTGGtccccttttttataaatgggaacAATTATTGAATTAAACCAGGATTGTGGTTGTGAATTATCCTACAAATGAGGTTTCAGATAGGTCAGAATTTTGACTCAGAATGAGTAAAATCTGGTATAGGTATACCAGACAGGTAGACAAACCAAATCTCTCTTCACAAATTTCTGTCAAATTTCACCTACTGTTGGACATTTTTTTACAAAACGTTTTGCCAAAGATAACACACATTAACTGAAGTTTctagcttaaaaaaataaatcaaatagtGCTACTTCAAACATGAATTACAATATTTTTACCATGTCATAATGCACACTTCCAACAACTTTGGCACTGCTATCCAAGCAGCCAGCAGGACATTCATACCTACAGAATTAAAACAGAAACTGATCTGAGAATCTGTGATGAAAAGAATATCTATATTTAAATTAAACCCCCATGGGTCTCAGGGATTCTAAGATAAACTGAGCAGTCTATCCTACCTATTGCAAGTTGTTCCTTTGCACTGGTCTCTTAACCGTACTTCGCAGGAAACAATCTGAGCTGTCAAAAAATTGGCCAGAGTTATTGCAGTGTTTCAGGTTGCTTGGGATCCAGTtaggaaacaaaacaaatgtttaaaatgaaataatcttACACATTTGTTGTGTACTTATGACTTCGTTTCTCTCACTGTCATCAGAGACAGATGTGTGTGACCTTAACTGATTCTGTGAGGTATCCTGAACATGTGACTGCTGCCGTTCAATCTCATTGGTTTCCATCTCCGGAGAGTAAAACCTTTCTGAACCTTCTGttacaggaaataaataaaacaaacaatatttctctcaacagccttgttcagtttttgaaaataaaaaatggcaaccacagcattcaaaGTTTAGCCCTTCTAAGTCCCATTGTGTTTAAATCTCTCTTTGTGAAATCAATGGTACTTTATAATACTTAGTTTTTATATCACAAGTTCATCTAAACATGGCAGGAAGTGAACAAACCAAAGGAAAAGCTTGCTGAAACCATTAGAGATTCTACATTGAATTCAGAAGCTTCTGAATTGTTATGAGCATGAAGATGTTATTTGATTAATTAATCTGATTAATTAATTGCAGGGATTCTTTTCTTGCATGTTcagattttatttacaaaaacttTTAACTATTAACTGCTAAAAACAAAGATTCAGAACGCAAAGGATTCTAAACCATCACATTTAAGAATCCTGGTTTGTAGAGAAGAAACAAACTCTACTTTTCCCAGGTGGCTGCATTTGCTTTCAAGCAAGCCTTCCAGGAAGGGGAGCACACAAACAGATACTGGAGTTCCAATTAAACGAGAACCGTATTTCCTCTATTTAGGTTGGCACTTGGGATGGTTAGTATAATAGAAGTAGTTGAGTACTTACCCTTGTAGCAAAGGttttctctgcagcctcctcCAAAACTAGGTGGGCACGCTGAACATGGGCGGCCATGCTTGTATGGTGCATGCCCCCACCAATTACccctagaaaaatatatatatttagtatTAGTTAAAGTGGATGGCACAATTTATAGTTACACTGTCTGCAGCTAATCATCCTTGCTGCTGGTAAAGGAATCGGAGGATTTCCGAAATACAAGGCCTCTGACATTGTCTCCAATGCCTTCAAAGCATTCAATATCATGTTGGAACCCAAACCATAATCTGCCTCAGTGTAAGCACACATCAAACAGCAATTCAAAAACTATCTAATAATGCTCTTCCTGGGATAAACAATGCTTAAACAATTTTCCAATTTATTAAATGCATATTTAAAAGCTCTACAACTCAATAATTATCCATCAATGCTGCATTAAACCCAATCAAGACTGTAGCTAAAAGACAgccttatttaatttatacaaGATGGCCATAATTTCAGGTAAAATGCTGCTTATTGGGTTTCTTCTAATCATCCCTTATGAAATGAGCAAATTATTTTTATAAACAGAGTTGGCAGATTTTAGTCTGCTTGGAATGTTGCAATTTTGGACTGTAACAGACTTACGCTAAAGTTCTCAGTCCTCAAAATGTGTTAACACTGCATTATATCAAAGCTCCACTAGAAACTAAGCAGCACTTTGTAGAAACTTAAAATAGAATATTCACTCATTTTCCTCCAACAGCATTATTTAGTGGATAATATGGCGTTTTCCCTTTCTAAAAAAAGGTGGGTGTCGAAGTTCAACCACACATGCAAATACATGTAAAATAACaccaatgcttttttaaaaaagatgataAAAGAAAAAGCAACTTAGGAATGGGAAATCGAGAGTGGAGAAGTGGGAGTAATGCTCAACTCTTACATCCTTATGACAATAACCAATTGGGAGGGAAAGCAGCCTGGGCCAGGGGGTAGTTTGGATTGGACACTCTTTGGGTGCTTTCAcgcatactgaataatgcactttcaatccattttcaatgcactttaacaatcgttgcaagtggattttgttgtttcacacagtaaaatccagctgcattgAAAGCACATTATTTGGCACTTGTGAAAGCGCCCTTTTTGTGTCCTCTCTGCATTTCCAGACCAGATCAATCCTTCTGAAGTAGcttttcttttattaaaaaatgGCACTGGGGATCTGTTACATTTCTGTCTATAAAGTATATTTAGATGCTTAATCTGCTTTGCATACTTACTTGGGAGAGTAATTGCACACCAAGTAAATAGCTTTGGGCCATATCTGTCCCCAGACATTCATATTATGACACAAGTTAACCGCACAACCTATTCTGCTACTTGTTGCccataccacctggaggataAAAACAAAACTAGTTAATTCACCCCTAGACATGTGTTGATAAAAATGTAATCCATAAAAATGAAAACCAACAAATATTTCATTttcctttatacacacacatatataaacacaTTTACAGGCATAATACAATCATACACAGAGAGTTTAGCACAAGAGTATATGTGGCATATTTGTAGCTAGTACAAATGAATAGAAGCAACTGAtttaaataatatatcacttcaTTAGAGTAAAATTATTTTGATCATGATAAACATATGACATTCTACTCTTAGAAGGAAGACATTAGAttgatttgtaaaaaaaatcagattttataatttgttgattatatatatatttattgctaCTATTAAAATAGCTTGGTTTAAGATAAATATGAATTTAACAAACAAATAAGTTAAATTCCATAACATCATTCAAACTAACTTTGCATCTCACAGAAATATGCATCTTTTGCACAGTAAATTACCAGCCTTGTTTTTGGAATTGTTTTTGATACCTCAAATGTCCCAGAAGTGCTGCAGCActgagggggcattttgggctacaggaggaggggggaggtgagaaagttaaATTCCATGGGTGTAAGTTCCACCCTAGATTTGCTGTAATAGATCCATGGGAATGTTCTGATGGATCCATTGTGTCCCTCATCTTCCAGGAAATGATCTCGTTTAGTGTCTTTGCAAAAGTAAAGAAAGTCAAATCCAGAACAGCTATTTAAATAGATATACCCTTTCATTTTGAATAGATTGACATAAGAAAGCCAAATCAAGATCTGTTATTTAAATAAATCTACCCTTTCATTTTTAGTACATTGACAAGTCAAACAAATGTTGTGTGGCTCAGTAAATCTTTAATAAGTGTTCTGAAACGTTCCTGTACAAAAAGATTTTTTAATGACCACATTTTGTATCAATTTTGCCTTGCTTTCTTGAGTGACGAAAATAAACTAACTAGAAAATAAATGCACATACCTGTGTATAATGAGTGCACACAGGGCCAGAACATCTATAGGGGCAATAAGGGTTGCATTCTTGAGGATATGGATAACTAAAGTCTCTTACTTCATCATACCATGACTGGACATGAAATGTTAAAGGTCTatatctacagaagaagaaaacatCTGATGCCATCAAAAGAATCTATGTTTCCATCAATCATTTAAACAAAGAATCAAATGTTGATATGGTTTTCTATTACTAGCAACAGATACTTCTGGGTATACCTTCCCCAATGTGCTCCCAAGTTCTGTCCAATGGATGGAAGCAGAGCTGCAGGCCCATGTTCCCACAGACACGTCTCGGCCCAGGACTGGGCTGATCTCTCCAGCTCCACATCCCATGTCTATATTTGAATAAGGataaagaagaaacaaaaattGGAGCTCATTTTTATATGTTAATATTTTGAAAGGAAAATGCCCTTCTACCTAACACGGTTACTCATCAGAAAGtagttttgaattttaaaaaatctttaagaAACATATTACCGAAGCTCATATATAGAAATGGTTACATGGCAAACCTTTTGCCTCAAGGCAAGACCTGCCAGCCTCTTTTTTGATCTGTTTATACAATCCAGACTATTGTGTCAAAGGCAAAGAGTAAGAACACTGCAAAATGCTGCTTTTATAGCAAACAACCAGATTCCTCCCTAACCTTACATGAAGCtaatgttgaaaaaaaaaatctgccttcccAGTTAAAGTGTAGTCTCTTCCTGTTTCCATTATACAATCTTTACCTGTAGCAGCCCATGACCCTATTCATTTCTATGAAGAACAAACCTCCCACAATACAGGATTATCAAGAGACGATAACTGATGtaccaaaatggggggaaaaacacaagaTGATCTCCACACATTTTTTTGCATCACCTGACAGAATTTTGTTCCCAGAACTATTCCCCAGAGTCTACAAAGCAGACCTGGCCACCATCACTCATGCCTTAGTAACATCCAGACTGGCCTTTGAAGACTGCCTGGAATCTTTAATAGTTTACTGTGACAGCCCAAAATTATATGTCAAACCAATATTATACcaattacactggcttccagaTTTTTTCCAGGCTTAAGTCAAAATGCTGGTTTTGAGCTTTAAAgttgtttatttagaaatttaTGCTTCCTCTACAGAAACCTGCCTAAAGcatcttacaaaataaaaataataaaagcaaaacattaacaagatattaattaaaattcaCGATTACAAACCCAGCCCAGCAATAAAACACAGACAGTAACAGTTAAAGTAACAGTTTCCAGGTTAAAATAGTGTTAAAAGATCAACACCTTCATTTAaaacctgggtgaacagaaatattttgacacctaaaagaaagcaacataGGTGCTAGATGAGCCACAAGTCAGGGCATTCCATaagcaaggtgccactactgaaaaagccctgtctctggttaccACAAGGGATGTGCACCATAGAAAAAAATAGttatttttcagatccagatatcaggaaaccaaaaaaaccccagtatATGCAAATATGCAGGTCCCGAATACCGGTTTGGTATTCATATCCAGGTTTTTCCAGTATTCTGATAATATTCGTTTCAATTATTCCCTATAGAGAATGTTTTCAGGGGGATGGAGAGGCTGTCTTTCATGGTGATGGCACCAAAATTAAGACACAGTTGCTGGTGCCTGTCCattaaataacccccaagtttcaagtacATTGGACCGAgaagccatcctccattgtttcctatgggaaGAAAACACTCCAAGTTTACTCCATGGCAAACAGTAACCAAATACTCAAgggcaagcaaagcaaccactggccaaaagcctcccaatgcaAACAAAGCCAAGAAGctcaaagaaccaatgcagaaccatgGAATCCCCGCAGAAGCATGGGATAATGTGGCAAACCTGACTCAACAAATGGCAAATAAGAGAATCCATGCCAATGTTGAACACAAGAATCTAATGCAAACCAATTCGACCAAAAAACACAATGCTACAACTTGCAAGACCAACAGAAGTAATTTCAAAGCTAAGCCAACCTGGTAAGTCGATACTACGCCCTGGCAAGAAGACACTGTCACAcagcaaaattaaagaaaaaacagtcatgtttaaagcactggttcccaataTTCCCAGTTAGGGCTGTccatttggttcgtcccgaaccgaaaaacagctgaatctcccctgattcggcggtttttagttcggatggaaccgaactcaaaaaaggcaggaaaacggggagccaaattcagcgagtaccgaatttttccccgaattccggacctcatgccgaattccacggacctgaagcgggggagttcggaattcggcatttcccgaataaaaacgggccgaattttgctggatccgaattttaccaaaaaattttcttttcaacagccctattcccagTTACTCCCAAATATTTCTTGGATTTTTCAGGACCAGTATGGTGGATAATCCCAGATACCATCCAAGGAACTGAATATATccaaaaaaatactgataaggtattccTAGGTATATATTTTGACCAGAAATATCTGCATGCACATCCCTAGTTGCCACGTGTCTCACCTCTGAAAGTACAAGCACAGAGGACAGGGCTCAAGAGGCAGATTGGAAATAATCCAATCTAAGGAATAAAATATAAGATCCAATCATTATGGGTATGGCCCATAAAGGCTGCAAGCTAgggtctggaaatctcccagaattacaacatctccaggttACAAAGATCGGTtctccagaagaaaatggctgctttggatggtggactctatggtattataccttgctaaggtccctccccaaaccctgccttccccaaggaACTACCTgccaatttccaggaatttcccaatttggtATTGGCAACCATATAATTGAGGCAGTCTTTCAGACATTTTGAATTCAAACCATTAGAGCAGGGGGGGTCAAGCAtatggcccgggggccagatccagccccttgagagctcttatcctgccggtgaaccagccgaggcagccaccccccttcccaatctgggctggagagccTGCTGTGGGATcgccagctgagacagccaccaccaccacccagctcccaatctgggctggcaaggcatgacctGGCCAGACCAAGtaacgtttatgtcatatctggccctcgtaacaaatgagtttgacactcctgcacTACGGGTTAACTAGAAGCTACTGCTGATGAACACGCATAAATCAACACCTGAAGAGAGACACCTACTTTTGGATGAAGCTAGCTTATTCATTTGACTTGAATCTACATTTATTGCTTCATACACACAATTCTTAACCAAGtagtgttttttcttttcttcctcttttattttctATAGCACTACAATTCTTTATAGTGATATACAGGAAATAATGATATCCTCCCTTGAATATTTCCCTATTTCATTCTTGTACACAAAGCCACCTTATTCTAATTTTACTTTTTCGAACAGTTCCTCAAACTCCTTCCTCTATACATTACAATGGAAGCTTTTTTCTCCTTTGGGGATAATTAATGGAATTTTCAACATCTTTATTCACATACCCCAATATCAATTTATTTAAACTGCTAATCTACAATTCAACTCTGATTAGCTGCCAGAACTAATCTAGTTAATCTGTCAATAGAGCCTTTGGGCAGGCAAACACAATGTTTGTGATCAAGTGAATTTTTAACAGGAAACCATTTTCTATGGAAAATGTCGAAGGGTGGATGTCCAGAGCACTGCAAAAATGTCACCATAAAACCTTTAATTTATTGTGGTTGCTTGTGACTGATGAACCTCTAGGGAACTGTTGAAATTGGATAGGGAATACTCAAGGAGTCTCTGAAATATTTACATGTTTCAAAAGACTTTCTAGCCAAACATCACAGAATAATATTCTCTTTTCTGCTGTATCCCCATTAGAAAACATCCTCCACTGTGTACGTTTAAAGACAGACATAAGAATTATATGTATTCTTTACTTTtctggcaagaagaagagttggtttttataccctgcttttctctacctttaaggagtctcaaagaagcttacaatcacctttccttcccctccccacaacagccaccttgtgaggtaggtgggctgagagagttctgagaaacgtgactagcccaaggtcacccagcaggcttcatgtgtaggagtggcaaattaaacctggttctccagagtagagtacaccactcttaaccactacaccacactgggtacagtaaaaaaatacaacacataTAAACTTTCAGCAAATaagtcatttgtgtgtgtgttttaataatcCAGATGCAATATCTCATACTTAACTTTCCAATGACTCAAATCCTCAGATGGTCACTAAAGAGTTAAATCAAGGCTTGCTCCAACAAAAACTAAAGGTGAGTGGTATAGGGCTAGTATAGAGCATTTATTTGAAAAGGAATCAAATAAAAACTTCCAAATGTTTAACAGTAAGATCCATAGTAATCCTTAATATCAACTAGTATCAACTTGATGAAGGCAGAgtaaaaattggtggaaggaacactAACCATTTgggatatgcagatgacaccacattactggcagaaaatagtgaagatttgaaatgactactgatgaaggttaaggcagaaagtgccaaagcaggattacagctgaacatcaagaagacaaaagtaatgaatagtggggaattacacagctttaaggatgacagtgaagaaatggaaatagttcaagattttctgttccttggctccatcatcaaccaaaaaagagactgtaaccaagaaatcagaaggagactgagactggaaagggcagccatgacggagctagaaaatattcttaagtgtaaggatgtgttgctggcgaccaagatcgagttaattcatgccattgtattcctcattactatctatgggtgtgaatagctggacaatgaagaaagtacatttgtttgaattgtggtgttggaagagagttttacgaATACCATGGActcccaaaaagacaaatcaataggttctagatcaaatcaaggctgaactctccctagaagctgaaatgactaaactgaggctatcgtactttggtcacattatgagaagacaagagtcactggaaaagacaataatgctaggaaaagttgaagccagcaagaaaagaggaagacccaacatgagatggattgattctataaaggaagccactgccctcagtttgcaagatctgagcaaggctgttaacgataggacattttggaggtcattaattcatagggttgccgtaggtcagaagtgacttgatggcagttaacacacacacacacacacagtataataTGGAATGGTAACCTGATGGGTTGAATCCAAATTACTGTGAGAGAAGCTCTCCTTACGGACCAAACTTCCCTTCTCGACCAACTCAATGCAGCTCACTGCGTCTCCCAAAATGCTGCCTCTACTGTTCAGGGTGTGACAAGGAGAGCAAGATCAATAGGAAGTGGCAAGGTGCATGGgcaaaaattcccccccccccagcagatgtTCCCTTCCCAGTGGGAAAAAAGATGTGGAGCTAACCCATTATTTAATATCATGGCATTCTTGTTTATCTAAAAATAGAGTTCAATTAATAGCAGAGTCAAGGGTAGTAGCAAAAGATGCACTACACTTCCAAAGTGTCATTGATATCCTTTAATATAGtagaccatctctctctctctctcctaggcAAATAGTCAAGCATTTATATTAGTATTAtctcctgtaacttttttttacATAGAGTGTTCATAATAAATTGTTTATGTGGTGTTGTGCTGAACTTCAACAAACTTAGCATGTGGAAGGAAAAATCCAACCCAATGAtttcaggaaagctcccactctcctagcttgctgcaaactatgcaaagctaaactattcaagaggacttttctgtgcaggtaatagggttgcattgtacaaaatggttttaTAATAGGGTTGTGTtatacaaaatggttttacagaTTTGCTTGGATAGATTAAGGACTGTCATC
Coding sequences:
- the CRISPLD1 gene encoding cysteine-rich secretory protein LCCL domain-containing 1; the protein is MMKQVAEEWFRVTALLCIAQAVSAMVLPNGTLFEKLLEKYMDEDGEWWTAKQRGKRAITDSDMQSILDLHNKLRGQVYPQASNMEYMTWDVELERSAQSWAETCLWEHGPAALLPSIGQNLGAHWGRYRPLTFHVQSWYDEVRDFSYPYPQECNPYCPYRCSGPVCTHYTQVVWATSSRIGCAVNLCHNMNVWGQIWPKAIYLVCNYSPKGNWWGHAPYKHGRPCSACPPSFGGGCRENLCYKEGSERFYSPEMETNEIERQQSHVQDTSQNQLRSHTSVSDDSERNEVISTQQMSQIVSCEVRLRDQCKGTTCNRYECPAGCLDSSAKVVGSVHYDMQSSICRAAIHYGILDNDGGWVDVTRQGRRNYFIKSYRNGVQSVGKYLSANSFTVSKVAVQAVTCETTVEQLCPFYKPATHCPRVYCPHNCMQANPHYARVIGTRIYSDVSSICRTAIHAGVIRNEGGFVDIMPVDKRWMYIASFQNGVFSESLQNPPGGKAFRIFAVV